Proteins co-encoded in one Quercus robur chromosome 8, dhQueRobu3.1, whole genome shotgun sequence genomic window:
- the LOC126697561 gene encoding tropinone reductase homolog At5g06060-like: MAESDLSSKVRGSRWSLKGMTALVTGGTRGIGHAVVEELAGFGASVYTCSRNEAELNKCLKEWEGKGFVVSGSVCDASSRDQREKLIQEVASFFNGKLNILINNVGTNIRKPTNEYTTEEFSTLMATNFESVYHLCQLAHPLLKASGMGSIVFISSVAGVVHIGSGSIYAASKAAINQLTKNLSCEWAKDNIRTNCVAPWYTRTSLVENMLANKKFLDEMISKTPLRRAAEPEEVSSLVAFLCLPAASYITGQVISVDGGATVNAFDAIAAVG, encoded by the exons atggCAGAGTCAGATTTGAGTAGCAAAGTCAGAGGCTCAAGATGGTCTCTCAAGGGCATGACCGCTCTTGTCACCGGTGGCACCCGTGGCATCGG ACATGCAGTGGTGGAGGAACTAGCTGGGTTTGGTGCATCCGTGTACACTTGTTCAAGGAATGAAGCGGAGCTGAATAAGTGCTTGAAGGAATGGGAAGGAAAGGGTTTTGTGGTATCTGGGTCGGTGTGCGATGCATCTTCACGTGACCAAAGAGAAAAGCTCATCCAAGAAGTAGCTTCTTTTTTCAATGGCAAGCTCAACATACTT ATAAACAATGTTGGGACAAACATAAGGAAGCCAACCAATGAGTACACAACTGAAGAATTTTCTACACTCATGGCTACCAACTTCGAATCTGTGTACCACCTGTGTCAACTTGCACATCCTCTTCTAAAAGCTTCTGGAATGGGAAGCATTGTGTTCATTTCCTCTGTTGCAGGTGTTGTGCATATAGGTTCTGGATCCATCTACGCAGCAAGTAAAG CGGCTATTAATCagcttacaaaaaatttgtcttGCGAATGGGCAAAGGACAATATCAGGACCAATTGTGTTGCACCTTGGTATACCAGAACATCACTTGTAGAAAAC ATGCTTGCTAACAAGAAATTCTTAGATGAAATGATCTCTAAAACTCCTCTTCGGCGTGCTGCGGAACCAGAGGAAGTCTCATCCTTGGTGGCATTCCTTTGTCTACCTGCTGCTTCTTACATCACTGGACAGGTCATTTCAGTTGATGGAGGAGCGACCGTGAATGCTTTTGATGCAATTGCAGCAGTTGGTTGA